TAACGCCCCAAAGAACTTTTAAATATCTGGGAGCTTCGGAACCGATAGGTATGTTTTTGATACACATGGATGCAACGTTGTTTGCAGTTGCATCGGCTGCGGTTACAAACGATATCAAAATTACAAAGAGGTTTACCGGTACAAGTATTGCAGCAAGAGGAATGTTCTTTATAAATTCAAACAGTCCCATAACCGCATTTGAATTTTGGATTACACCTACCAAGTCGACTTGACCTGTCAACTGCATATTTAATGCCGTGCTTCCCCATACTCCGAACCAAACGATGCCGAATACTGCAGGAAGAACCAGGTTTACAATTAAACATTCTCTGATAGTTCTTCCGTAAGAGATTTGTCCTAAGAAAATACCTGTTACGGGTGCATAAGCTACCCAGAATGCAAAGTCAAAAAGTGTCCAAGAACGGGTAAGAGGTGCTCCTCCGATATCGATAGGATCCAGTCCCCATCTCCAGAAGTTATGAAGCCATTCAGCCATACCTGCTGTCGTATTTCTTAAAATATAAAGGGTTGGGCCTGTCACGAGTAAAAGTATAAGCAATCCGTAATAGAAGTATGCATTAATACCTGCGAGCTTCTTTAATCCCTTATCAAGACCTACATAAGAAGAAAGTGTAAACATTGCAACAATTAAAATACCTACTACAATGAACATTGTCAAATTGTTTGATAGTCCGTATGAAGCATTTAAGCCGGTTATTATCAATGTTATACACATTGTCAATGCTGTACATAAACCTATGGCGATTGCAAGCATTGAAAGGGTGTCGATAATACTTGATGCAACTCCTTTTTTTATTTTGTCTCCAAATAGGGGCTGCAAGGTTGAAGTTACGTTTAATTGTTCTTTTTTGTTAAAATATATGTAAGCTACAACGATACCTGCAAGGGCATAAATAGCGTAAGGAATAAATGTCCAGTTATAAAAACATCTTCCCATTGCAAAGCGGGCTGCTTCTGCCGTTCCAGGCTGGATTCCTAATGCATCGAGTTCTCCCCAGACATTTCCCAAATAGATAATGGGCTCGTTTACACCCCAAGTTACTATTCCTGTTGCAACACCGCCTGTAAGGGTCATAGCAAACCATGTTCCGAAAGAATATTTCGGTTTTGCATCTTTACCGCCGATTCTAACGCTTCCAAGTTTTGAAAACATAATTACACAGGTAATAATAAATACGGCCATTACTGTAATTTGATACAGCCAGCCGAAGCTTTCTAAAGACCATGCAAAAAATGTATTTGACATGCTTGTCAAAGCTTCATTGTTTACTATACCGATAATAGCGGCAATTAGTACAAACGAAAATGCCGGAATAAAAACCGACCATCGTATTTCTTTTTTCTTGTTCTCATCCATAAAATTGCTCCTTAGATGTTTAATAATTTTTTTGATTTTATAAACTCGTACATTGTTTCAATGTCGCGGCTTATATTTCTATCTTCGTTGTAGAAAGGTAGGACTTCTCTTATAAGAGAATAGGCTTTTTTTGTACCTTCTCCTAACTTTTTATTTCCGCGCAAGTCTATTGCCTGTGCTGCATGCATTGCTTCAATTCCGATAATATAACGTATATTATCAAGCATTTGAAATATTTTATAACATGCCAAAGGTAAATTGCTTGCGTGGTCTTCAATAGTTCCTGCCAAAGAATAAAAGTCCATTGATGACGGATTTGCCAAACCTCTGTTTTGGGTGTCAAGCATTGTGAAGGTTTTTTGAATTGTACCGAAAGCAATGGTCTTTACGTCTTGAGGCGTTAAAAACCTGTTTAGCTTTGTAAAAGATGGGTCTGCAAGTTTTATCATTCTGTAGCATGAAGTTTTTGATAAATGGCTTAAAGCTGTTGCAAGCATTTCAACTCCGATTGCCAAAGATGTTATTTCAAAATTTGCACTGACAAAGGAAGAATGTTCGTCTATTATGATACAGGGATTGTCATCGGTTGTATTCATTGTGGTTAATAATTGTTCTCTGACATAATCCATTGCATCATACATTGTTCCGTTTACAGAATGTGCACACCTAAAGCTCAATGGGTCTTGTAAGGCTCTTTCAGGATCGGGATCATGTAAAAAGCTGCCTTTCAAAAATTCTCTGCACATTTCAGCTGCTTTTATTTGACCTTTGATTCCCCTTACGGCATTGACATCTTCTCTTAATGATTGAACAACTCCGTTGAGCCCTTCAAGGCTTAAACAAAATATCAGGTTGGACATATAAACCAAATCTTCTATTTCTTTTAAGACAATGGCAGTCATCGCTTCCCCTTGCGCATTACAGGAAACGATACTCAAACCGTCTTTGGGACCCAGCTTTGCCGGTTTAAGACCTGCTTTTTCCATAGCTTTTTTTGGAATTCATAATTTCGCCGTTAAAAGAAACATCTTCCTCTCCGATAAAAGCAAGGCCTATGTGGGAAAGGGTTGTTATGTCTCCTTCTCCTATGGAAGAACGCATCGGTATTCTCGGATGAATTCCGTAATTTAAAAAATCCCTGTAATGGTGTAAAAGCTCTGCGGAAATTCCCGTGTGTCCTGTAAGGGCCTTATTTAAGCGCAAAAGCAGGATTGCTCTTACCTGCTCATCGGGATGATAGGGTTTTACACCTAAACAATGGCTGTTTAACAGGTTGCGGTTATAGGTTGCAAAAAAATCTTCGTCAAATTCTTTGTCTTTGTTCCAGCCTACTCCTCGGTTAAGACCGTAGACGGGCTTTCCTTCGGCGGCCATATCGAATAAGATTTGACGGGCTTTTTTTACTTGGTCTTCCGCATCATCGGAAATTTTTACCTGGCGATTACCGTATGCAACAGAGTATACATCTTCCAAGGATAATGGCTTGCCTGTTAAAATTAAAGCATCCATAATTATTCCTCCTTAAATCTGCCTAAATAAGGGTTAGATTGGTTCCGCATTTGCCTATAACTGACAGACAAATCAATCTTTTTTTATCCATAATAGGCTCTTCAAAGATTATATAATATAAATTCCAATATTGCAAGAAAAATTTATTAAATTCTTGCTAAAAAATTTCCTTAATATAGCTCCAATTCCACAAGCTCTCCGTTTTCCATGATAAAAGGTTTTGCCGTATCTTCGTCTTGGTAATGTTTATATTTTAAAAAGAGGTAATTATAGCAATCTTCTTTTCGGGCAAATTTTACGGCTTGAAATGGTTCGGAAAAAGAAAGTTTTTCTACAAACAGGAATGTGTTATTATTTTGCAGCAATACACCCGTGTGTCCTATAAAAAGATAGTCTCCGTCCAAGTTATCATGCAGAACAACCGAAAGCATTTTTGCATTTTCATCGAAACCTATGTTTGTAAAATGTTCTTTCATCTTTTGGGCATGAATGAGAATATCCTTTGTATTTTCGGTTTTTACCCTTGAAAATAATTGTTTAAACCTTTCAGTATCGTTATCATTAAATATTTTCCCTGTGGAGATAGCTTCATTATCCATAAACAAAAGAGCATCATCGATAGGGGCTTTTTTAATTTCAATATTATCCTTTAGAAGCATAAAGACGTTTATCCTGCAATTTGTTCCGATAAAATTGCCCTTTTTAGATTTCCATAATTCGTCTATTTTTTGCTCATCATATTCAGGCGGCTTTTTTTCAAAACCCTTTGTCAAGCCGGTTTTTTCTATCGTTTCATTATAGTCGATAACTCCTCGTATAAAGGTTTCCGCATTTTTAT
The DNA window shown above is from Treponema denticola and carries:
- a CDS encoding BCCT family transporter, which gives rise to MDENKKKEIRWSVFIPAFSFVLIAAIIGIVNNEALTSMSNTFFAWSLESFGWLYQITVMAVFIITCVIMFSKLGSVRIGGKDAKPKYSFGTWFAMTLTGGVATGIVTWGVNEPIIYLGNVWGELDALGIQPGTAEAARFAMGRCFYNWTFIPYAIYALAGIVVAYIYFNKKEQLNVTSTLQPLFGDKIKKGVASSIIDTLSMLAIAIGLCTALTMCITLIITGLNASYGLSNNLTMFIVVGILIVAMFTLSSYVGLDKGLKKLAGINAYFYYGLLILLLVTGPTLYILRNTTAGMAEWLHNFWRWGLDPIDIGGAPLTRSWTLFDFAFWVAYAPVTGIFLGQISYGRTIRECLIVNLVLPAVFGIVWFGVWGSTALNMQLTGQVDLVGVIQNSNAVMGLFEFIKNIPLAAILVPVNLFVILISFVTAADATANNVASMCIKNIPIGSEAPRYLKVLWGVIIGVVAIVMAAFGGGEQGVAGVKSLAAAGGFVVLFIFILQVISAIKMFFVDKIVE
- a CDS encoding aromatic amino acid lyase — protein: MDALILTGKPLSLEDVYSVAYGNRQVKISDDAEDQVKKARQILFDMAAEGKPVYGLNRGVGWNKDKEFDEDFFATYNRNLLNSHCLGVKPYHPDEQVRAILLLRLNKALTGHTGISAELLHHYRDFLNYGIHPRIPMRSSIGEGDITTLSHIGLAFIGEEDVSFNGEIMNSKKSYGKSRS
- a CDS encoding aromatic amino acid lyase yields the protein MEKAGLKPAKLGPKDGLSIVSCNAQGEAMTAIVLKEIEDLVYMSNLIFCLSLEGLNGVVQSLREDVNAVRGIKGQIKAAEMCREFLKGSFLHDPDPERALQDPLSFRCAHSVNGTMYDAMDYVREQLLTTMNTTDDNPCIIIDEHSSFVSANFEITSLAIGVEMLATALSHLSKTSCYRMIKLADPSFTKLNRFLTPQDVKTIAFGTIQKTFTMLDTQNRGLANPSSMDFYSLAGTIEDHASNLPLACYKIFQMLDNIRYIIGIEAMHAAQAIDLRGNKKLGEGTKKAYSLIREVLPFYNEDRNISRDIETMYEFIKSKKLLNI
- a CDS encoding DUF4300 family protein yields the protein MKKILTVLMVMLIVSCQKNNDTKEALTIQNEVQDKKPLFSNMSDDESIKEVQAVLNSHLKNKNAETFIRGVIDYNETIEKTGLTKGFEKKPPEYDEQKIDELWKSKKGNFIGTNCRINVFMLLKDNIEIKKAPIDDALLFMDNEAISTGKIFNDNDTERFKQLFSRVKTENTKDILIHAQKMKEHFTNIGFDENAKMLSVVLHDNLDGDYLFIGHTGVLLQNNNTFLFVEKLSFSEPFQAVKFARKEDCYNYLFLKYKHYQDEDTAKPFIMENGELVELELY